The Stenotrophomonas indicatrix DNA segment GTTCGTCGCTGACGAGGCGGTGACAGCCACGGGAGGCGCGCTGGTGATTCTCTACTGTTCGGATCTGGCAGATGCACAGCAGCGCATCCTCGCCGCCGGCGGCGAAATCGTGCAGGCCGTGTTCGCCTTCCCCGGCGGCCGTCGCTTCCACTTCCGCGATCTGGACGGCTATGTGTTGGCGGTGTGGAGCGACCGGGACTAAGCCTCGGCAAGCGCCGTGCTATCGGACCGGCTTGCCATACATCTCTGAAAGCGTGGCCTTGTACTGCGCCAGTGGCTGCAGCCCCATCGCCTCGCGGCGCGCATCCAGGCCTTCCATGTCTTCAGTAGGGCGGAGTTCCATCGCGCCATCATCGGCCTGTGTGAACTGGCTGCCATAGCGCTGCGGCTTGCCCTGCGCCAGCAGCACGCGGTCAGTCAGCAGTGCCAGATCGGCGGGATCAGCTTCTCCGGCTTTGGCGGCCTTCTCGATCAACGGCAACATCTCGGCCTGGAACACGGGATCGTGATCGGCGTGCTGGACCAGCAGCCACGCGGCTTTGGCACCATCATGTCCGGCCAGGGCATACGTCGGCCAACCCTTGTCGGCTACCACCGATTTCAGCCAATCGGCGTTGGCCTTGATCACTGGAGCTGTCGCTTTGAATGCCTCGCCACCACCAGCGTCGACAGCCGCATGCTGTGCCGCCTGGTCGCGCTCGGCGCGCTCCAGCAGTTCCCTGCGCAGGGGCGCGTCCAGCAATGCGAGGCGCTGCTGCTCGGCGGCCAGCACGCGCTTGCGCATGTCCGGCCACGCCGGGCCGTTGCGCAGCGCATTCAATCCTGGCCGATCCTTGTGCAGCAGGTCATCGGCCGACAGCCTGCCGCTGGGAAGCAGCGTGGCCACATGGTCCATCGCTTTTCCCAGGTCGCCGGCCGCTGCCGTGCATTCAACCAGCAGCAGTTCGCCACCCTCGGGAAAATGGCCTCCACGTTGCAGCAGGTCATCCAGTAGGCGCGCACACCCGCTGAAGTCATCGGCACCATAGCGCTCGAGTGCGCTGAAGAAGGGGCCTTCGTTGCCGGCTCGAACCTGCATCGGAGTGGCCAGCAGCAACGCCAGCGCTGCAGCAACGGGCCCATGCCTCCATTGCATCGGTGAGTGGACCATCGACTGCTTCCTCCGTGAAGTGTGTGGATGGCGAGCCTCTGCAGGCCGCACATCCGCAGGCTAGCAGTGTCATGGCCAGGCCTCAAATGATCGACCAGCAGCACGCTGCAAGTGGGGTCGCGTTGCCTCTACAATCCGCCAATGGAAACGCACATCGACGCCTACGTGAGGCAGGCCGACTGCAACTGCATCAAGGTGATGCTGTTGAACGGCCGCCCGCGGGCCCCGCTGCAGGCGCTGGGATTCAGCGCTGGCGAGGGAGATGCCCTCACCCTGCCGGTCTCCGACGATGCAGCCAAGGCCGCCGTCTTCATCCGCCTGCGTGACCTCGGCGTTGCCTTCTCGGCGGGCAGGGAGTGGTGCCCGGCCGACGTGTTCGAACACTTTCGCGATGGCGGCTTGCTGCATGGCGCCTACCTCCGGGTTGCGTGGCGCACGCCGCAACAGTTCACCGTGACCGCGGCGTAGCCGCACAGCATGGACGTGATCGAGATCGCCGGGGCGCATCTGCTGCGCGATACAGCGGATGACTGGCAGCTGCTGGATTCGGCCGTCTCGCAGGACCGCACGCGGCTTGCCTGCATCCTTCGTGTCGGGCAGCGCTTCCGCGTCGAGCGTTTCTGCGCGGCCACATGCGGCCGCAGTGGCACGGGGAGTGGTGGTTGCAGCAACCGGAGCGCTCGATCACCGACAGCGGGCAGCAGGCACAGGTGCTTGCCGATGAGTGGCTGGCGCCCGCCGGCTGACCGCCGCGAACTGAGAAGCGCTCCGTCGCAGGCAAGGTCGTTCCGCTATGATCGCCCGCACATCGCCGCATGCGATGTGCCCGCCTCAAGCCAGCAGGAACCATCGTGAACGCCCAGCCCGCACCCATCACCGCCCTCAACCACACGCTCGACAACGAGCCGCAGCAGATCACCGCGCCGCTGACCCATTCGGCCGCGTTCCTGGTGCTGACGGTGAAGGACGATGAGGCGTCGCTGGCGAAAGTGCGCGAGGTGCTGGCCAGCACCGATGACCTGATCAAGAACACCGCCATCCGCGAGATCGAGCGCACCTTCACCTGCAACGTGGCCATCGGCCACCGCGTGTGGGAACCGCTGGTGGGCGGCACGCCGCCGCGCGAGTTGAAGCCGTTCCAGGAAGTGAAGGGCGCTACCCATACGGCCGTGTCCACGTCGGGTGACCTGCTGTACCACATCCGTGCACGCACGATGGATCTTATCGTGGCGTTCGAGAAGAACCTGCTGCTGGCCTTCGGCGATGCCGTGGAAGCGGTGGATGACGTGGCCGGTTTCCGTTACTTCGACGGCCGCGACCTGCTCGATTTCGTCGACGGTACCGCCAACCCCGAGGGTCTGTCACTGCCGGAGGCGACCATCGTCGGCGACGAGGACCCCGACCATGCCGGTGGCAGCTATGTGGTGGTGCAGAAGTACCTGCACAACCTCGATGCCTGGCGTGCGCAGAAGACCGAGGCGCAGGAAGCGATCATCGGCCGCACCAAGCACGACAACATCGAGCTGGACGACGCACCGGCCGACGCGCAGAAGTCGCACAAGACGCTGTGCACCATCGAGGATGCCGACGGCGAGCACGAGATCCTGCGCGACAACATGCCCTTCGCCAATCCGGGGCGCGGCGAGTACGGCACCTACTTCATCGGCTACACGCGCCGGCTGTGGGTGATCGAGAAGATGCTGGAGCGGATGTTCATCGGCAATCCCGCGCCGCTGCACGACCGCATTCTCGACTTCTCCACCGCGACCACCGGCGTCACCTTCTTCGCCCCCTCGCGCAAGGTGCTGGCCGACCTGGGCGACTGATCACGCCGGGTGGGGCAGCCCGGTAGATCCAAGCCATGCGTGGA contains these protein-coding regions:
- a CDS encoding VOC family protein, encoding MSHADTTTAERRIDNIEFNVADIARSKQFYGQVFGWSFTDYGPAYTEFDDGRLKGGFVADEAVTATGGALVILYCSDLADAQQRILAAGGEIVQAVFAFPGGRRFHFRDLDGYVLAVWSDRD
- a CDS encoding DUF6624 domain-containing protein, yielding MVHSPMQWRHGPVAAALALLLATPMQVRAGNEGPFFSALERYGADDFSGCARLLDDLLQRGGHFPEGGELLLVECTAAAGDLGKAMDHVATLLPSGRLSADDLLHKDRPGLNALRNGPAWPDMRKRVLAAEQQRLALLDAPLRRELLERAERDQAAQHAAVDAGGGEAFKATAPVIKANADWLKSVVADKGWPTYALAGHDGAKAAWLLVQHADHDPVFQAEMLPLIEKAAKAGEADPADLALLTDRVLLAQGKPQRYGSQFTQADDGAMELRPTEDMEGLDARREAMGLQPLAQYKATLSEMYGKPVR
- a CDS encoding Dyp-type peroxidase, translating into MNAQPAPITALNHTLDNEPQQITAPLTHSAAFLVLTVKDDEASLAKVREVLASTDDLIKNTAIREIERTFTCNVAIGHRVWEPLVGGTPPRELKPFQEVKGATHTAVSTSGDLLYHIRARTMDLIVAFEKNLLLAFGDAVEAVDDVAGFRYFDGRDLLDFVDGTANPEGLSLPEATIVGDEDPDHAGGSYVVVQKYLHNLDAWRAQKTEAQEAIIGRTKHDNIELDDAPADAQKSHKTLCTIEDADGEHEILRDNMPFANPGRGEYGTYFIGYTRRLWVIEKMLERMFIGNPAPLHDRILDFSTATTGVTFFAPSRKVLADLGD